The genomic stretch CTTGGCTGCTACACCGAATTTTTGTTCTTCATCAATGATTAAAAGACCCAGATCTTTGAATTCCACGTCTTTTCCCAGCAGCGCATGTGTGCCGATGATGATATCAATCTTGCCTTCTTTAAGTTTCTGCAGGGTTTCCTTTCGCTCTCTGGCAGATTTGAAACGATTGATATAATCTACCGTGCAGGGAAAATTCTGCAAGCGGTCGGAAAAGGTTTTGTAATGCTGATAAGCAAGGATGGTTGTGGGAACCAGCACGGCAGCCTGTTTGCCATCCACGACGGTCTTGAAAGCGGCACGGATAGCCACTTCTGTTTTACCAAAGCCCACATCGCCGCAAATCAGCCGGTCCATCGGCTCGGGCGATTCCATATCACGTTTTACATCTTCAGTAGCTTTGCTTTGATCGGGCGTATCTTCATACATGAACGAAGCTTCCAGCTCGTGTTGCAGATAGGTATCGGGTGAATGGGCAAATCCTTTTTTTGCTTTGCGTTCGGCATACAGGCGGATGAGATCGGCCGCAATATCCTTGACTTTTGACTTGGTTTTTTCCTTCAGTTTTTGCCAGGTGTCACTTCCCAGCTTGTGAATGCGGGGTGTGGTGCCTTCCTTGCCTACGTATTTGCTGATTTTGTGCAGGGAATTGATATTTACATACAGGATATCGTTGTCTTTGTAAATGATGCGAATGGCTTCCTGCACGTGGCCGTTTACCTCGATTTTCTGCAACCCGCTGAAAATACCGATGCCATGATCCATGTGCACCACATAATCACCAGGTTGCAGTTCTTTCAGGGCTTTCAGCGTGAGTGCCTTGTTTTTGCTGTAAGCTTGGCGGATATGGTATTTGTGATATCGTTCAAAAATCTGATGATCGGTGTAGCATACCAGCTGGTGATCATGATCCACAAAACCTTTGCTCAGATTTACAGTTAAAGGCGTGAGTACAATGCCTGCCTGAAGATCATCAAAGATAGCCTGCAGACGCTGGATCTGACGCGGATTTTCGGCAGCCAGCAGCAAGGCATATTTCTTCTGATCGTATTGTTTCAGGTTGTCAATCAACAGTTCAAACTGCCGGTTGAAGCCGGGCTGTTCCTCCATGTGGAAAGTGAAGACCTGTGTGGCTTTCGGATGACCCTGGCGTTTCCCGAACTCAATCAGATGATGCTGAAATAATTGTTGAATGCAGCTTTCAGCCTGACAGAAATCGTTGCGTTGGAAGACAAGTGTTTTGCCGGATTCTTCATCCATTATGGCATGGATGGGTTGTTGCAGGCTTTCTTCCAGCAAGTGTGCATGCTGCCGGAGGGCATCTTGCAGGAATTGCAGATCTTTTACCCACCAGATGGTGGGTGGAGGCAGGAATGTGATGAGACTCACCCGTTCACTTGCCAGCTGAGGGTTTTCCAGGTTGGGCAAAAGGGTTACCTGCCTGATTTTGCGTTCACTTAACTGGGTTTCCGGATCAAATATGCGAATGGATTCAATATCTTCCCCAAATAATTCAATGCGGTAGGGCTTTTCATTTCCAAAAGAATAAATATCTACGATACCTCCGCGTATGGCCACCTGGCCGGGCTCATACACAAAGTCGGTCCGCTCAAATCCCAATCCGATCAGTTGCTCCACCAGCGCTTCAACCCGCAGCTTCTGTCCTGCTTCCAGCACAACCGAATGCCGGGTATATTGTTCGGGCGGAGCTACCTTTTCCAGTAAGGCTTCCGGATAAGTGACCAATATTTTTTTACGGGCTACCGGTTCTGAAAAATGCATCAGGGCTTCCGTGCGCAGCATAATATGGCTTTTCTGCACATGGTCAAACCGGCGTGGAGATTTAAACGAATCCGGGAAAAAGAACACATCCAGGGCATGAGATATTTGCTCCAGATCATTGTGGAAGTAAGCGGCTTCTTCTTTATCGTTTAAAACAAATACATGATTGAAAGATGTGTTTTTCCACAACACGGTTGCCATCATGGCTGCGGCTGAGCCGGCAAGTCCCGTTAAACAGAAAATTCCGGAAGGAAAAGAGGAGAGCTGTTCCGCCAGCGATTGAAGGCGGTCATCATCCTGAAATCTGCGCAACACATCCTGCGGATCCATCGAACGGCGGCAAAGTTACGAATTTTCAACGGTTGCCTGTTATTTCTGATGCATCCATCATCCTGAATCCATATCATAATCGGAATCATTGTACATACCTGTTTGTTTTACACTCAATAGAAAATGAGATTCCATGCAGGTTTCCGAAACAAGGGACGTATGGATGCATTTGGCCCGAATAGGTTTTTTTGTATCTTGCCCGCTCTAAATATTTAGCTAACCCAACGACCATTTGATATGCCCGAGCCATGGAGAACCGGTGTGTTTACCCGCATTGAACAGGAGACACACAATACGCGCCGATTCTGGATTCAAATTCCCGAGGTGGAGGAATTTGTATTCAAGCCCGGACAATTTGTTACGCTTGACTTGCCCATTCATGAGCAAAAAAACAAGCGGTGGAGAAGTTATTCCATTGCCTCACCACCTGATGGCAATACCATTGAGTTAGTGATTGTGTTGCTGGAAGGCGGGGCTGGCACGCATTATTTGTTTAACCATGTGCAGGTAGGCACGGAAGTATTGCTCCGAGGACCTCAGGGGGTATTCACGCTGCCTCCGGTCATTGATCGGGACCTGTTTTTCATCTCCACGGGTACAGGTATTGCCCCTTTCCGATCCATGCTGCATCACATCAAAAAACATCAGATACCGCATCAGCAGATTTATTGCATTTTCGGTACCCGAACGCAAAAGGATATTCTGTATTATGAAGAGATGAAACAGCTGGAACGTGAGATTCCGGGACTGCATTATATTCCCACCCTGTCGCGCGAGCAATGGGAGGGGCGTACAGGTTACGTCCATGCCATTTATGAAGAGCTGGCAGCCGATAGAAAGCCAGCTCATTTTTATCTTTGCGGGTGGCGGGCTATGATTAACGAAGCCCGGCAGCGAATCGCACAGATGGGGTATGAACGGCAATACATTCATTTTGAGTTATTTGATTGAATAAAAAAATTGCTTCGAAGGCTGGATAGAAATACAGATATTTTTTACATTTACCCATATTTTCTAAAGAGGATATAAAACCTGATAACCTGATTTACCTTGATTTGTAATAAGGATGCCATGTTTATGGAAACCGGTAAATACAGTTGCCCCGGCATAAGCCTTCCAACCTTCCAGCTTCAGAGGAAGTTGCAATTTGCGGATCTTCCTTATGGTTTTACTTGCAGTCAAGAAACAATTGTTCATTGGGTGTTTTCACCTGAAAACAAGGATCATTCCTTTGCCCCGGCACCAGGGGTATTTTTTCATGATTAAACCTACGCACACACATGAGACCGAGAAAACCAATCAGACGGCCGATTTCACAAAATCGATTCAAGCCGAAGAAAATCAAAAACAGGCTTTATTTCATCGGGATATTACCTCCCCCGTCGCTTTCACAGCAAATTACCCAGATCAAACAGGAATTTGCTGATACCTATGGGCCGCAATACGCGCTGCGCATTCTGCCACATATTACTTTGCAGAATCCCTTCAAGGCTCCACCCACGATGGAGCCCGCTTTTTTTGATTTGCTCACTTCATTTGCTGCTACCCAGAAGCCTTTTCAGGTGAAGCTGAACGGATTCGGATGCTTTCCCAACAAGGTAAGCCCGGTGATCTTCATCAATGTGGAACTCAATGATGATTTTGCATTGCTGCACAAGAACCTGATGAATTTTCTGCGGAAAGAATTTGGTTTTAGCCATTTGCTAGCGC from Thermoflavifilum aggregans encodes the following:
- a CDS encoding 2'-5' RNA ligase family protein, which codes for MRPRKPIRRPISQNRFKPKKIKNRLYFIGILPPPSLSQQITQIKQEFADTYGPQYALRILPHITLQNPFKAPPTMEPAFFDLLTSFAATQKPFQVKLNGFGCFPNKVSPVIFINVELNDDFALLHKNLMNFLRKEFGFSHLLARSTFSPHLTIAYKDMTPEQFERAWPDFEHRPFEASFDVNHFYFLRHDGRGWEILEEFLIGSDEDLAASM
- a CDS encoding ferredoxin--NADP reductase is translated as MPEPWRTGVFTRIEQETHNTRRFWIQIPEVEEFVFKPGQFVTLDLPIHEQKNKRWRSYSIASPPDGNTIELVIVLLEGGAGTHYLFNHVQVGTEVLLRGPQGVFTLPPVIDRDLFFISTGTGIAPFRSMLHHIKKHQIPHQQIYCIFGTRTQKDILYYEEMKQLEREIPGLHYIPTLSREQWEGRTGYVHAIYEELAADRKPAHFYLCGWRAMINEARQRIAQMGYERQYIHFELFD
- the mfd gene encoding transcription-repair coupling factor, with amino-acid sequence MDPQDVLRRFQDDDRLQSLAEQLSSFPSGIFCLTGLAGSAAAMMATVLWKNTSFNHVFVLNDKEEAAYFHNDLEQISHALDVFFFPDSFKSPRRFDHVQKSHIMLRTEALMHFSEPVARKKILVTYPEALLEKVAPPEQYTRHSVVLEAGQKLRVEALVEQLIGLGFERTDFVYEPGQVAIRGGIVDIYSFGNEKPYRIELFGEDIESIRIFDPETQLSERKIRQVTLLPNLENPQLASERVSLITFLPPPTIWWVKDLQFLQDALRQHAHLLEESLQQPIHAIMDEESGKTLVFQRNDFCQAESCIQQLFQHHLIEFGKRQGHPKATQVFTFHMEEQPGFNRQFELLIDNLKQYDQKKYALLLAAENPRQIQRLQAIFDDLQAGIVLTPLTVNLSKGFVDHDHQLVCYTDHQIFERYHKYHIRQAYSKNKALTLKALKELQPGDYVVHMDHGIGIFSGLQKIEVNGHVQEAIRIIYKDNDILYVNINSLHKISKYVGKEGTTPRIHKLGSDTWQKLKEKTKSKVKDIAADLIRLYAERKAKKGFAHSPDTYLQHELEASFMYEDTPDQSKATEDVKRDMESPEPMDRLICGDVGFGKTEVAIRAAFKTVVDGKQAAVLVPTTILAYQHYKTFSDRLQNFPCTVDYINRFKSARERKETLQKLKEGKIDIIIGTHALLGKDVEFKDLGLLIIDEEQKFGVAAKEKIRQLKTNVDTLTMTATPIPRTLQFSLMGARDLSIINTPPPNRQPIETEIIQFDEHVIRDAIYYEIERGGQVFFIHNRVQNIGEIKNLIQSLCPDISVAVAHGKMEGHQLEQVILDFMNRKYDVLVCTNIVESGLDMPNVNTIIIHNAHQFGLSDLHQLRGRVGRSNKKAFCYLIAPPLSSLPADSRKRLQAIEQFTDLGSGFQIALRDLDIRGAGNLLGAEQSGFMAEMGIDMYQKILDEAVRELKQHEFRDLFKDQMEREADYVSDCTIDTDLEILIPDDYVENIAERLSLYQELNQIETEEKLQAFAHELEDRFGPLPQPVVDLLKAMRCRWMGVKAGFEKIILKEGKLRCYFNSNPDSPYFESPTFQRILQFVQQEIHQARLKQIGKNFMLIMDHMQSIDELENLLTRMMRFIHPDAYASQMAKPKPAASQ